The genomic stretch GGAGCCGGCCGGGTGAGCCGAATTCTTGCCATCGTGCACGTGCAGGGCCGCGACCAGAAGGGTGTTGTCGCCCGAATTAGCACCTACCTTGCCGAGCGGAACATCAACATCGAAGACATCGAGCAGCGGGTGGTCCGCGGCCAGTTCCTGATGGACATGCTCATCGATATCACCGATGCGACGGTCACGCTCGATGAGCTCGTCACGGGCCTCCTGGCCATCGGCCAGGAGATCGGCATGGAGATTCGCGTGACGCTCCACAGCGAGCGTCAGCGTCAGCGGGTGGCAATTCTCGTTTCAAAGGAGCCGCACTGCCTCGAGCAGCTCATTGCCGACTGGAGGAGCGGCGACCTCCGCGGCGACCTGGTTTGTGTGCTCTCGAACCACGAGGTGCTGCGCCCTGTTGCCGAAGCTGCCGGCATCCCCTTCGAGTGGTACCCGTCGGAGGATAAGGCCGCCCATGAAGCGTTCCTGCTCGACCGGCTGGCGCACTACCGGGCCGACCTGGTGGTGCTCGCCCGCTATATGCAGATCCTGAGCCCCGCAGTGGTCCAGCCCTATGCTGGGCGCATCATCAACATCCACCCCTCGCTGCTGCCGTACTTCCCGGGGGCGAACCCCTACCGCCGCGCCTGGGAGGATGGCGTGCGGGTGACCGGCTGTACCGCCCATTTCGTAACTGAGGAACTCGACGCCGGGCCGATCATCCTGCAGGACGTCTTTCACATCGATGTCGGGGTAGACACCGTCGAGGATGTGCGCCGTAAGGGGCGCGCGCTGGAAGGCGTCGTCCTGAGCCGGGCCGTCCAGCTCTACCTGAACGGCGAAATTGTCGTCATTGACGGCAAGGTGGTGTTCAAGCCGGGAATGCGGACCCTGCTGCGGGACTTGCGGGATCGGCCGTAGCGCCGTTCGAATCAGCGGAGCCGAGCCGCCACGCCATCCGCACACCGGGGACCCGTCCCCGGTAAATATCGACGACGTGCTCGGGACAAACGGGAACCATGGCGTGTTCCTCGCCGTCGATCGTTCCCATCCGGTGCGTTGCCGCACCAAGAAGGTCGGGTCTCGAGGTGAGCAGGCCAATGGGGTTGAGAACGGGCACACCGCGCTGGCCCGAAAGCTGGCAGATTGCGCACGGTGACAAGGGTCGCTCCTCCCTGGGGGCTGCGCCGGTCAGCCTAGCACGGTGGCCGCAATAACGGTGGCGTCCTTCGTCAAGATTTTTGACCGGCGGTGAGCAGCGCCCGGGTCCTCCGGTGCCGCCACCAGAACATGCCGAGCAAAGCCGGGCGGACAAGCAGCCACTCGACAAGCTCTCCGACCGGCGTAGGAAGCAGGCGAAAGGCGACGGCGTCCTCGAGCACCGCTCCGTCGGCCGCCGGGATGAAGCGGTGCTGGTGACGCCAGCGACGGAATGGTCCGCGGACCTGAGCGTCTTCGATAAGCCGGCCTTCGACCACCCGTGTGATGCGTGCCTCCCACGTTATTCCCGCGCGCTTCCATCCAAGCCGAAAAACCTGGACATCGCCCTCTCGCGTCTGCGCACCTCCGCCGGCAACCAGCCGGAACGGCGGAAAAGGCGGCGAAATTCGGCCGAGGTTCGACACATCGGCGTGGAATTCGAATAGCCGTTCTGCCGGGACGGGAAGCTGACTGCGGAACCGCAGGTTCGTCATAAGGGCGCCTCCATACCAAGGTACTCCAGTACGTCGCGCGCGGCGTTGATGCCGGAGAGGGCCGTCCCGACGGTACCCTGGCCGGGAAATGTGTGGTCGCCCGCGAGCACCATCCCCCGTCCGGCGCGACGGCCAGGGGCCCGAAGTGCGACGACCGACGGTGTCTGGCGAAGCCCGCCGACGAATCCCCCGGGCCGCCCGGTGAACCGCTGGTAGGTCGCCGGGGTCGCAGAGCGCAGCAAAAGGATCCGATGGTCGACGTCCGGGATGACGCGCCGTACGGCCTCGAGGAGACGCCCTTCGAGCCTGCAGCGCAGCCGCTGCGCCTGGGCCGGGGGTACGGCAAAGGCACCAGGCGGCACATGCGTCGAGACCGAGATGCTCCAGCGGTTCGCCCGGTCGCCGCGGCCGGGGTAGATCGACACAAGGCAGTTGTTGCCGGGAGTTTCGAGGTCGTTAAGGTCGGAAACGATCTGGTGGAACGGGTGGAGCGGCGCGAGCCCGGTCGCGTCGATTCCGAGGTGGAGAACAAACGCGCCCCAGGCCTTCCCGGGCTCGGGTAAGCGGGGCGGCCGGCCCATGAGGAGGTCGAGTCCGCCGGGCGGCAGGTTCGCAATAACTGCCCGAGCCGACAGGGTGGTCCCGTCGTCGAGGCGCACTCTCCAGCCGCTGCCGTCCGGCCGAAGCCCGGCGACGCCGTTGCCGAAGGTCACGGTGCCCCCGCTGGCTCTGATGGCGCGGACCAGTTTCATCGCGAGCGCGCCCGTGCCCCCGTCGACCCACTGGCAGCCCCGCCGGTAGAGGTCGAGCGCGATGGCGCCCTGCACCGCGCTGCAGTCGGTCGCCGTTGCGCCCGTTGCGTCCAGGAGGAGGGCGTTGATCAGCGCGTCAGCAGCAGGGTCGCCGTCAGCGCCCAGGAGCCGCTTGACGCGGCGGATGGTGGCGAAGAGCCACGGCGCTGCCAGCACCAGCGAGGGGCTGACCGCCCGGAGCGAGCGGCGGATGTCGGCCGGCCGCTCGAGCGGGAACGACGGGAGCGCCGCGCCGATGCGATACACCTCGCCGCCCACGAGCCGCACCCACCGCCAGAAGCGCCGGTAGCCAGCCGGTGCGCCCGCGAACTGCTCCGCGAACAGGGCTTCCCACGCCGCATGGGAAGCGACGTACGGCACCACCCGGTCAGGCAGGTGGAACACGATCGAAGGGTCGAGCGGAACTGCCTCGACATCGAGGCCGACCGCGTCGAAAACCTGTCGAAGGATGCCGCCCGGCTCGAGCCCGGTGACGACGGTCGCTCCTGCGGGAAACCAGAATCCGCCGAGCGCGAAATCGCCGGCGCAGCCGCCCGGGCGCGTGTGCCGCTCGAACACGTGCACCCTTGCTCCGGCCCTCGCCGAAAGCGCTGCCGCGGTGAGCCCGCCGAAACCGCTCCCGATGACCAGGATGTCGGCCTCACAGTCTGTTGAAACCATGTAACCATGGTAGAGACCTCGACGAGAGTTTGACAAATCTTTGAAATCCGGCGAGGATACCACTATGCGGAAGCCCGGCATCTACCGGATTGCCCAGGTGGAATCCATGACCGGCGTGAGCGCGCACGCACTCCGGGCGTGGGAGCGCCGGTACGGCGTTCCCCGGCCCAGCCGCACTGGCGGCCAGCAGCGCACCTACTCCGAGGCGGACATCGCGATGATCCGCCGCATGCACGAACTGGCCAGCCAGGGCGTTCCGCTGGCCCGCGCCGCTGAGATCGTGCTCCAGGAGGCGGCCACGCCGGGCGAGGGGACCGGCCCCCGGATCGCACTGCTGAAGACGGAGCTGTTCGACGCCCTGCTTGCGTTCGACGAGCCGCGGGCCGCGGCGGCCTGGACCGAGCTTTTTGATACCTTGGACCTGCTGAGCGGGTTCGAACGGGTGGTCGTGCCCCTGATGCGCGATATCGGCATCGCCTGGCATGAGCAGCGCATCACCATCGCACAGGAGCACTTCGCGTCCAACTTCGTGCGGGCCCGCCTCGACCAGCTCAGCCGACAGGTGCAGCCGCTGCCCGGCGCCGCGACCGTCGTCCTTGCCTGTCTCGAAGGCGAACACCATGAAATCGGCCTGCTGATGCTCGCCGTCATGCTCCGCTTCCAGGGCATTCGGACCATCTACCTCGGCCAGGATGTCCCGGACGAAGACCTCATCCGGACCGTGGAAGACGCCCAGCCCGAGGTGCTCGCTGTCAATGCGGGGACGCCGGAGGGTGCGCGCCACCTCCCGGGGGTGGTGAACGCCCTCGCCGAAACCGCGCCGCTGACCGCTATCGTCTACGGCGGCGGCGCCTTCGACGCCGACCCCTCCCTTCGTATTGAGAACGCGTATTATGGCGGGCCCCGCCTCGTTGAGGCGGTCGCACTCATCAATCAGCTCGGACGTTCACGCATCACAGGAGGTGCGGCATGAAAATCGCAGTCGCTGGCGGCACGGGGTTCCTTGGCCGCTCGATCACGAAGGCGCTTCTTGACGCCGGTCACGACGTCGTGGTCGGCTCGCGGCGGCGGCCCGAGAAGGCGCCGCTCGACCCGCGGGCGAAATGGGTCGCAGCCGACGTCACGGCTCCCGAGACGCTCTCGGCGCTGCTCGCCGGGGCCGACGCAGTCGTCGACGCCGTCCAGTTCCCGAATTCGCCCATCGAGAACCCGAAGAAGGGGTATACCTTCGAACGGATCGACCTCGGCGGTACCCGCAACCTGGTCGATGCGGCCAAAGCAGCCGGGACGCCGCTGTTCATCGGCCTCAGCGGCGTCGGCGCGGCCGAGCACGCACCCTACCACTGGCAGCGGTTCAAGTGGGAGGAGGAGCAGCATATCGTGGCGTCCGGCGTGCCGTACGTAGTCTTCCGGCCGAGCTGGGTGTACGGACCCGGTGATGTCTCGCTCAACCGGTTCCTTAGCTTTGCGAAGTTCCTCCCGTTTGTCCCGGTCATTGGCAACGGGAAGACGCGAATCAACCCGCTCTACGTCGAAGACCTTGCGGCACATGTCGTGGCAGCGGTCCAGAAGCCGGAGGCGCGCGGGCGCATCTTCGAAATCGGCGGGCCTGAAGTCCTCACCATGGACGACGTCATCCGGACCGCGCTCAGGGTGTCGGGCCGCCGGCGACTCCTGCTCCACAGCCCGAAGCCGGTCATGAAGCTCGTCGCTTCGGTTGCGCAGCTTGCGCCCGGCCGGCCGCTCACCCCCGACGCCATCGACTTCATCACGATGGACGGAGTTGCCGACACCAGCAGCCTGCGCGAGGTGTTCGGCCTCCGCCTGACGCCGCTTGAGGAGGGCCTGGCGGCCTATCTGAAGCGCTGACAATCGGGGCTTTCATCTATAGCTCGCATCCACGGCTTGCATCGTCTCCGGCGGGATCGCGTACAATCAGGCTGCGGCACCGCGGGGGCCGCGCACGACACCCTATCCGCACGGGACGACCATTGCGCGCTGACACCTCCGATGTAGCATTCCGCCTCTTGCTTGCCCTCGGCGACCTCTGGGAAGGCCTTCACCGGGCCGGGATCGACCCATCCGCTCGCGGGCTCCACATGACGCAGGAGTACCTGGGCGGCTACACGAGGTACTGCGCCGGGCCGGGGTCCCATCCCCGGCTCGTTGTCGAATGGAACGAATCGTCCCGCCACCTGCGCATCATCCGCTGTGAACCGTGGCCCGGCGCCGAAGCCACCATCTCGTCCACCGTTGCTTACGTGCGCAATGAGGCCCGAGCCCGCGGCATCAGCGATATCGTCGACCGCACCCTGGTCGCGGCCTGCAAGGAGCCGCTCAAGCCTGCCCGCAAAACCATCGTCCCCTCGGCCCTGAATGGCACGCACGCACTTGCAGCGCGCCGGGTCTAGTATCGGTCACCGCCCCGGCGTACGATCGGCGGCGTGCCTGCCGCGTCAGTCTTCACCCTTCCCCGTCGCGCCCGGCTCCTTCCTGCACTGATTGCCCGTCACCGTGACGACGGCTTCCTCACGCCAGCGTCCGTTGAGGCGGTCGCCCGGGAGCTGGGTATCCCGGCGGCGGAGGCATGGGAGGCCGCGCGGTCGTCCCACGAGTTCCGTTTCGATGCGCCAGCTGGTGAGCGGGCCTGCGCCGGGATCGCCTGCGCACTCCACCCTGGCTATCGCCAGCCCGAGCTGCCCGCCGGCTGCCTGTTTCGCTGCTACGCCCCGCCGGCATCCGGGGACGAGCAGCCCTTCCCGGCGGAGATGGTGCGCGAAGCCGGTCCGCTTCTCGGGCCGACCGACCGGACGTGGGCGGGGCTGGAGCGCGCCCGCCGAATCGGGCCGGCCGCAGTCCTCGACGCGATTGAAGAGGCCGGGCTGCGCGGTCGCGGCGGCGCCTACTTCCCCACCGCCCGTAAGTGGCGCGCCGCCCTCCGCCACGGGACGCCGATCGCCCTCGTCATGAACGCAGAGGAGGGGGAGCCCGGTGTCTTCAAGGACCGTGCGCTGCTCTGCCTCCGCCCGGAGCGGGTGGTTGAAGGGCTGGCCATCGCTATGGAGGCTTTAAAGCCGGCGGTGACCATCGCGTTCATCAACGGCGAAGCCGACCCCGCCGCGGAGGCATTTGAGCTGGCGCTCGCGGACTCGCCGATTGCCGGCCAGGTTCTGCTCTACCGCGGCGCCGGCGGCTACGTGCTCGGGGAGGAGACCGCGCTCCTGAACGCCATCGAAGGTCGCCGGGCCGTGCCCCGGCCGCGCCCGCCGCTGCCGGTGGATTCGGGCCTCTTCGGCATGCCGACCGTGGTCAATAATGTCGAAACTCTCGCTGCCGTCGCGGTGATTTTGCGCGAGGGCGCCGCAGCGTTCCGCGCCCTTGGTGCCCCCGAGGCGCCGGGGACCCGAATCCTCTCGCTCAGCGGCAGGGTTGAGCGCCCGGGAGTATACGAAGTGCCGCTCGGGACACCGCTTGCGGAGGTCCTCGACCGGGCCGGGGCGCCCGCTCAGGAGCG from Tepidiforma thermophila encodes the following:
- a CDS encoding formyltetrahydrofolate deformylase, which produces MSRILAIVHVQGRDQKGVVARISTYLAERNINIEDIEQRVVRGQFLMDMLIDITDATVTLDELVTGLLAIGQEIGMEIRVTLHSERQRQRVAILVSKEPHCLEQLIADWRSGDLRGDLVCVLSNHEVLRPVAEAAGIPFEWYPSEDKAAHEAFLLDRLAHYRADLVVLARYMQILSPAVVQPYAGRIINIHPSLLPYFPGANPYRRAWEDGVRVTGCTAHFVTEELDAGPIILQDVFHIDVGVDTVEDVRRKGRALEGVVLSRAVQLYLNGEIVVIDGKVVFKPGMRTLLRDLRDRP
- a CDS encoding SRPBCC family protein, which encodes MTNLRFRSQLPVPAERLFEFHADVSNLGRISPPFPPFRLVAGGGAQTREGDVQVFRLGWKRAGITWEARITRVVEGRLIEDAQVRGPFRRWRHQHRFIPAADGAVLEDAVAFRLLPTPVGELVEWLLVRPALLGMFWWRHRRTRALLTAGQKS
- a CDS encoding phytoene desaturase family protein produces the protein MVSTDCEADILVIGSGFGGLTAAALSARAGARVHVFERHTRPGGCAGDFALGGFWFPAGATVVTGLEPGGILRQVFDAVGLDVEAVPLDPSIVFHLPDRVVPYVASHAAWEALFAEQFAGAPAGYRRFWRWVRLVGGEVYRIGAALPSFPLERPADIRRSLRAVSPSLVLAAPWLFATIRRVKRLLGADGDPAADALINALLLDATGATATDCSAVQGAIALDLYRRGCQWVDGGTGALAMKLVRAIRASGGTVTFGNGVAGLRPDGSGWRVRLDDGTTLSARAVIANLPPGGLDLLMGRPPRLPEPGKAWGAFVLHLGIDATGLAPLHPFHQIVSDLNDLETPGNNCLVSIYPGRGDRANRWSISVSTHVPPGAFAVPPAQAQRLRCRLEGRLLEAVRRVIPDVDHRILLLRSATPATYQRFTGRPGGFVGGLRQTPSVVALRAPGRRAGRGMVLAGDHTFPGQGTVGTALSGINAARDVLEYLGMEAPL
- a CDS encoding MerR family transcriptional regulator, whose amino-acid sequence is MRKPGIYRIAQVESMTGVSAHALRAWERRYGVPRPSRTGGQQRTYSEADIAMIRRMHELASQGVPLARAAEIVLQEAATPGEGTGPRIALLKTELFDALLAFDEPRAAAAWTELFDTLDLLSGFERVVVPLMRDIGIAWHEQRITIAQEHFASNFVRARLDQLSRQVQPLPGAATVVLACLEGEHHEIGLLMLAVMLRFQGIRTIYLGQDVPDEDLIRTVEDAQPEVLAVNAGTPEGARHLPGVVNALAETAPLTAIVYGGGAFDADPSLRIENAYYGGPRLVEAVALINQLGRSRITGGAA
- a CDS encoding complex I NDUFA9 subunit family protein produces the protein MKIAVAGGTGFLGRSITKALLDAGHDVVVGSRRRPEKAPLDPRAKWVAADVTAPETLSALLAGADAVVDAVQFPNSPIENPKKGYTFERIDLGGTRNLVDAAKAAGTPLFIGLSGVGAAEHAPYHWQRFKWEEEQHIVASGVPYVVFRPSWVYGPGDVSLNRFLSFAKFLPFVPVIGNGKTRINPLYVEDLAAHVVAAVQKPEARGRIFEIGGPEVLTMDDVIRTALRVSGRRRLLLHSPKPVMKLVASVAQLAPGRPLTPDAIDFITMDGVADTSSLREVFGLRLTPLEEGLAAYLKR
- a CDS encoding NADH-ubiquinone oxidoreductase-F iron-sulfur binding region domain-containing protein, which translates into the protein MPAASVFTLPRRARLLPALIARHRDDGFLTPASVEAVARELGIPAAEAWEAARSSHEFRFDAPAGERACAGIACALHPGYRQPELPAGCLFRCYAPPASGDEQPFPAEMVREAGPLLGPTDRTWAGLERARRIGPAAVLDAIEEAGLRGRGGAYFPTARKWRAALRHGTPIALVMNAEEGEPGVFKDRALLCLRPERVVEGLAIAMEALKPAVTIAFINGEADPAAEAFELALADSPIAGQVLLYRGAGGYVLGEETALLNAIEGRRAVPRPRPPLPVDSGLFGMPTVVNNVETLAAVAVILREGAAAFRALGAPEAPGTRILSLSGRVERPGVYEVPLGTPLAEVLDRAGAPAQERAAVLCGGPSGGFLPGGLAAQPVLPGRYHPTGAMLGAGGIVVLEAPGDIRRAALTMAAFNAEQSCGKCTPCREGTPLLLEALGGNPADLAEDLLDAIQLASLCGLGQMATGPVRSALAFWPEVFS